The Methylomonas montana genome has a window encoding:
- the scpB gene encoding SMC-Scp complex subunit ScpB has protein sequence MPEAAAVSESRRASRLPQRWAEIIRASTYQPILVERHRLQPDIIKECDMNTKRIVEAILFAANRPMTIKQIQETFPELEQPDTLSVQMALDDIARDYADRPIGLRQLASGYRFQVREGLSPYVTRLFEEKPARYSRALLETLAIIAYRQPVTRGEIEDIRGVSVSSSIVQTLLEREWIRVIAHKEVPGRPALFGTTKQFLDYFNLTSLSELPTLEEIVNFDFGNSPQPQPEQDHSERPQTAEIEQPVSPAGQTDPETAISETEFGAQTEAGSGAENLTLH, from the coding sequence ATGCCGGAGGCTGCGGCCGTTAGCGAGTCTCGGCGCGCAAGCCGTTTACCGCAGCGTTGGGCAGAGATTATTCGCGCCAGCACTTACCAACCCATCCTGGTCGAACGCCACCGACTACAGCCCGACATAATTAAAGAGTGCGACATGAACACCAAGCGCATCGTAGAAGCCATTTTGTTTGCCGCCAATCGACCGATGACCATCAAACAGATTCAGGAAACCTTTCCGGAACTGGAACAGCCCGATACCTTGTCGGTGCAAATGGCCTTGGACGACATCGCCCGCGACTATGCCGATCGGCCGATCGGACTCCGGCAATTGGCCAGTGGTTACCGGTTTCAGGTGCGCGAAGGTCTGTCGCCTTATGTAACGCGCTTATTCGAGGAAAAGCCCGCGCGTTATTCGCGCGCGCTACTCGAAACTTTGGCCATCATCGCCTATCGCCAGCCGGTGACGCGCGGCGAAATCGAAGACATTCGTGGTGTCAGCGTCAGCAGTTCCATTGTGCAAACCCTGTTGGAACGCGAGTGGATTCGCGTCATCGCCCATAAGGAAGTACCGGGCCGGCCGGCCTTATTCGGCACCACCAAACAATTTCTGGATTATTTCAATTTAACCTCCTTGAGCGAATTACCGACCCTGGAAGAAATCGTCAATTTCGATTTCGGCAATTCGCCTCAACCGCAACCCGAGCAGGACCACAGTGAAAGACCGCAAACCGCCGAGATCGAACAACCCGTCAGCCCCGCAGGACAAACGGACCCAGAAACCGCAATCTCGGAAACCGAGTTCGGCGCCCAAACCGAAGCCGGCAGCGGCGCCGAAAACCTCACCCTCCACTAA
- the tsaB gene encoding tRNA (adenosine(37)-N6)-threonylcarbamoyltransferase complex dimerization subunit type 1 TsaB, which yields MKLLAVETSTDACSAALFIDGEIREKFAVAPREHTKLILPMIDQLMADAQLKPQQLDAIGLSRGPGSFTGVRIAGGVVQGIAYGADLPVVPVSTLAAIAQDVFNHQPDVELSFTAMDARMDEIFWGVYQRNSLGLAELIGAEAVTPAGEVIFPDRIGFGVGSGWGVYADQLVQRLGERVLETHVDVWPRAACVAQLGAYGFANGQAVAVEQAMPVYLRDKVAKKQSER from the coding sequence TTGAAATTACTGGCAGTAGAAACCTCCACCGATGCCTGTTCGGCGGCTTTGTTTATCGATGGCGAGATTCGGGAAAAATTTGCGGTCGCGCCGCGCGAACATACCAAGCTGATCTTGCCGATGATCGACCAATTGATGGCCGACGCCCAGCTCAAGCCGCAACAACTGGACGCGATTGGCTTGAGTCGCGGACCCGGTTCGTTTACCGGGGTGCGGATTGCCGGCGGCGTGGTGCAAGGCATCGCTTATGGCGCCGATTTGCCGGTGGTGCCGGTTTCGACGCTGGCGGCCATTGCCCAGGATGTTTTCAACCATCAGCCTGATGTCGAATTGAGTTTTACCGCGATGGACGCACGGATGGACGAAATCTTTTGGGGCGTTTATCAACGTAATTCCTTGGGCTTGGCGGAATTGATCGGCGCGGAAGCGGTGACGCCGGCTGGCGAGGTGATATTTCCCGATAGAATAGGCTTTGGGGTTGGTTCCGGTTGGGGCGTTTATGCCGACCAGTTAGTGCAGCGCTTAGGCGAGCGTGTGCTGGAAACGCATGTCGATGTTTGGCCTCGTGCCGCTTGCGTCGCTCAATTGGGTGCCTATGGCTTTGCCAACGGCCAGGCGGTGGCGGTCGAACAGGCCATGCCGGTCTATTTGCGCGATAAAGTCGCCAAAAAGCAATCGGAAAGATGA
- the rluB gene encoding 23S rRNA pseudouridine(2605) synthase RluB has protein sequence MQKLLARAGLGSRREIERWIEEGKLTVNGNPVQPGYHLKPEDHLQINGRIVKWEKYAEQPTRVLVYHKPVGELVTRRDPEGRPVIFTQLPRLQVGRWIAVGRLDINTSGLILVTNNGELANRLMHPSREVEREYAVRILGEVDDAMLARLKQGVQLDDGPAHFEDVSFYAGEGANKWFYATVKQGRNRLVRRLWESQGVKVSRLIRVRYGDVGLPERVRAHSFYELEAKELQGLMEFVGL, from the coding sequence ATCCAGAAATTACTGGCGCGGGCCGGGCTTGGTTCTCGACGGGAAATCGAACGCTGGATAGAAGAAGGCAAACTCACCGTCAACGGTAATCCGGTGCAACCGGGCTACCATTTAAAGCCTGAAGACCATTTGCAAATCAACGGTCGGATCGTCAAATGGGAAAAATACGCCGAGCAGCCGACCCGCGTGCTGGTCTACCACAAGCCGGTCGGCGAACTAGTCACCCGCCGCGACCCGGAAGGCCGGCCGGTGATTTTTACCCAGTTGCCGCGCTTGCAAGTCGGCCGTTGGATTGCGGTCGGCCGGCTGGATATCAACACCTCCGGCTTGATCCTGGTCACCAACAACGGCGAACTGGCTAACCGTTTGATGCACCCGTCTCGCGAAGTCGAACGCGAATACGCGGTGCGGATATTAGGCGAAGTCGACGACGCGATGCTGGCACGCCTGAAACAAGGCGTACAACTCGACGACGGTCCGGCCCATTTCGAAGACGTCAGCTTCTACGCCGGCGAAGGTGCCAACAAATGGTTTTATGCCACGGTGAAGCAGGGCCGCAATCGTTTGGTGCGGCGCTTGTGGGAATCGCAAGGCGTTAAGGTCAGCCGCTTGATCCGGGTTCGCTACGGCGATGTCGGCTTGCCGGAGCGGGTTAGGGCGCATTCGTTTTACGAGTTGGAGGCTAAGGAATTGCAGGGGTTGATGGAGTTTGTGGGGTTGTAG
- a CDS encoding ATP-dependent DNA helicase: protein MADSTQPAVSGAVTKLAEIFGDGGALAGVIAGYSPRAAQIEMAEKIAYAIGSQQNLIAEAGTGTGKTFAYLIPAILSGKKVIVSTGTKNLQDQLFNKDLPVIRKALSKRPFKASLLKGRANYLCTYRLEQALNSAFGYSQEDAAALAQIKAWSKRTKAGDVSEVADVHDGDPVWFHATSTTDNCLGQNCPDYADCFLTKARKQAQEAEIVVVNHHLLCADWSIRETGFGELLPDAEVVVIDEAHQLADTASNFLGVTISGKQLTDLADDSLAEYFTDAKDMPDLRTACEDLQHEVKDLRLAFGLELRRGDWQDIETNPKIAGALESLQKQLARLTDQLERASVRSKGLESCFDRAEALDAQLETLISDKDGQWIKWYETYSKSFTLSRTPLDIAKEFRGFMARHKATWIFTSATLSVANNFVHFSKNLGLSGALSQSWESPFDYPNQALFYHPKGLPQPSDPEFTDKIIDFALPVLEASRGRAFFLFTSHRALQRAAQLLEGKIDHPILVQGTRSKGVLLDQFKELGNAVLLATASFWEGVDVRGDALSCVIIDKLPFASPGDPVLKARMNAMEKQGRNPFFEHQLPSAIIMLRQGVGRLIRDVNDRGVLMVCDPRLLKRSYGQMFLDSVPAMKRSREIEDVRQFFATEETT, encoded by the coding sequence GTGGCTGATAGTACACAGCCGGCGGTTTCCGGCGCGGTCACAAAACTGGCCGAAATTTTTGGCGACGGCGGTGCCTTGGCTGGGGTGATCGCCGGCTATTCGCCGCGCGCCGCGCAGATCGAAATGGCCGAAAAAATCGCCTATGCCATCGGGTCGCAGCAAAACCTGATTGCCGAGGCCGGCACCGGCACCGGTAAAACCTTTGCCTATCTGATTCCCGCCATTCTGTCCGGCAAGAAAGTCATCGTTTCCACCGGTACCAAAAACCTGCAAGACCAATTGTTCAACAAGGATTTGCCGGTAATCCGCAAAGCCTTGAGCAAACGGCCGTTCAAGGCCAGCTTGTTGAAAGGCCGCGCCAATTATTTATGCACCTACCGGCTGGAACAGGCACTAAATTCCGCTTTCGGTTACAGTCAGGAAGACGCGGCAGCACTGGCGCAGATCAAGGCCTGGTCGAAACGCACCAAGGCCGGCGACGTCTCGGAAGTCGCCGATGTGCACGACGGCGATCCGGTTTGGTTTCACGCGACCTCCACCACCGACAACTGCTTGGGCCAAAACTGTCCCGACTACGCCGACTGCTTTTTGACCAAGGCCCGCAAGCAGGCTCAGGAAGCCGAGATTGTGGTGGTCAATCATCATCTACTGTGTGCCGACTGGTCGATCCGCGAAACCGGTTTCGGCGAGCTATTGCCGGATGCCGAAGTGGTGGTGATCGACGAAGCGCATCAACTGGCCGACACTGCTTCCAATTTTTTGGGGGTGACGATCAGCGGCAAGCAATTGACCGATCTGGCCGACGACAGCTTGGCCGAATATTTTACCGATGCCAAGGATATGCCGGATTTGCGCACCGCTTGCGAGGACTTGCAACATGAAGTCAAGGATTTACGCTTGGCGTTTGGCCTGGAACTACGCCGCGGCGACTGGCAAGACATCGAAACCAACCCAAAAATTGCCGGCGCCTTGGAGTCCTTGCAAAAGCAACTGGCCCGCTTGACCGATCAATTGGAACGCGCCTCGGTGCGCAGTAAAGGTCTGGAATCTTGCTTCGATCGCGCCGAAGCGCTGGATGCGCAACTGGAAACCCTGATAAGCGACAAGGACGGCCAGTGGATCAAATGGTATGAAACCTATAGTAAATCCTTTACCCTCAGCCGCACGCCGCTGGATATTGCCAAGGAGTTTCGCGGTTTCATGGCCCGGCATAAAGCTACCTGGATTTTTACCTCGGCAACCTTGAGTGTGGCCAATAACTTCGTGCATTTTTCCAAGAATCTGGGTTTGAGCGGCGCGCTCAGCCAGAGTTGGGAGAGTCCGTTCGATTATCCGAATCAAGCCTTGTTTTATCATCCCAAAGGTTTGCCGCAGCCCAGCGATCCGGAATTTACCGATAAAATTATCGACTTTGCATTGCCTGTGCTGGAAGCCAGCCGGGGCAGGGCGTTTTTCCTGTTTACCAGTCACCGGGCCTTGCAACGCGCCGCGCAATTGCTGGAAGGCAAGATCGATCACCCGATATTGGTGCAAGGGACTCGCTCGAAAGGCGTGTTGTTGGATCAGTTCAAGGAACTGGGCAATGCGGTATTGCTGGCGACGGCCAGTTTCTGGGAAGGCGTCGACGTGCGCGGCGACGCCTTATCTTGCGTGATCATCGATAAACTGCCGTTTGCCTCGCCGGGCGATCCGGTATTGAAGGCGCGGATGAACGCGATGGAAAAGCAGGGCCGCAATCCGTTTTTCGAACATCAACTGCCCAGCGCCATCATCATGCTGCGCCAAGGGGTGGGCCGCTTGATTCGCGACGTCAACGACCGTGGCGTATTAATGGTTTGCGATCCCAGATTATTAAAGCGTTCCTACGGGCAGATGTTTCTGGACAGCGTGCCGGCGATGAAACGTAGCCGCGAAATCGAGGATGTGCGGCAGTTTTTTGCAACCGAGGAAACCACTTGA
- a CDS encoding L-threonylcarbamoyladenylate synthase, producing MAQFFEIHPKNPQPRLIQQAVNILRNGGVIVYPTDASYALGCQIGDKQAMDQIRSIRRLDDNHNFTLLCNDLSQVSTFTKMGNDAHRLIKKLTPGPFTFLLDATREVPRRLQHPKKKTIGVRITEHPVAQALVEQLGEPLLTSTLMMPGETEALADPYEIRKRLEKELGLVIDAGVIKYQPTTVIACGDKTIEIVRQGIGIAPMLE from the coding sequence ATGGCGCAATTTTTTGAAATTCACCCGAAGAACCCGCAGCCGCGTTTGATTCAACAAGCGGTCAATATCCTGCGGAACGGCGGGGTGATTGTGTATCCGACCGATGCTTCATACGCGCTGGGTTGCCAGATCGGCGATAAGCAAGCGATGGATCAAATCCGCAGCATCCGCCGTCTCGATGATAATCATAACTTTACCCTGTTGTGCAACGACTTATCTCAGGTGTCGACTTTTACCAAAATGGGTAACGACGCCCACCGTTTGATTAAAAAGCTGACGCCAGGGCCGTTCACTTTTTTATTGGATGCGACGCGGGAAGTGCCGCGGCGTTTACAACACCCGAAAAAGAAAACCATAGGCGTCAGGATTACCGAACATCCGGTCGCCCAGGCCTTGGTGGAACAACTCGGCGAACCCTTGCTGACTTCCACGTTGATGATGCCAGGCGAAACTGAAGCGTTGGCCGACCCTTATGAAATCAGAAAAAGATTGGAAAAAGAGTTGGGCCTGGTGATCGATGCCGGCGTTATCAAATATCAACCGACTACCGTGATCGCCTGCGGCGACAAGACCATCGAAATTGTCAGACAAGGTATCGGTATTGCGCCGATGTTGGAGTAA
- a CDS encoding segregation and condensation protein A: MNEAALPVEIASPPLALVQGQPYQDLPDDLYIPPDALEVFLDAFEGPLDLLLYLIRRQNLDILDIPIAQITRQYIAYIEMMDHLRLELAAEYLVMAALLAEIKSRMLLPRQPESEEEEEDPRAFLIRKLQEYEAIKKVAEEIDLLPRNERDTFEFGVDTSTVDVQQILPDVQLKELLLAFQDILKRAERLSHHHITKEPLSVRERMAAILEKLNQSDNHLSFAACFARSEGKNGVVVAFLAVLELSKEGIIDIFQSEPYAGIQVRIRVDSGSGD, translated from the coding sequence TTGAACGAAGCTGCTTTACCGGTCGAAATCGCGTCGCCGCCTCTGGCGCTGGTGCAAGGCCAGCCCTACCAGGATTTGCCGGACGATCTGTACATTCCACCGGATGCGCTGGAAGTATTTCTGGACGCTTTCGAAGGGCCTTTGGATTTGCTGTTGTATTTGATTCGCCGCCAGAATCTGGATATTCTCGACATTCCCATCGCCCAGATTACCCGGCAATATATCGCTTACATCGAGATGATGGATCATCTGCGGCTAGAGCTGGCTGCCGAATATCTGGTGATGGCCGCGCTGCTGGCGGAGATTAAATCGCGGATGCTGTTGCCCAGACAGCCGGAAAGCGAAGAGGAAGAAGAGGACCCCAGAGCATTTTTGATCCGCAAACTACAGGAATACGAAGCGATCAAAAAAGTCGCGGAAGAAATCGATTTGCTGCCCAGAAACGAGCGCGATACTTTCGAATTTGGCGTCGATACCTCGACCGTGGACGTCCAGCAAATTCTGCCGGATGTGCAACTCAAGGAACTCCTGCTGGCCTTCCAGGACATATTGAAGCGTGCCGAGAGGCTTAGTCACCATCACATAACCAAAGAACCCCTATCAGTCCGTGAACGAATGGCAGCCATTTTGGAAAAACTTAACCAATCGGATAACCACCTCTCTTTCGCAGCATGTTTTGCCCGAAGTGAAGGAAAAAACGGAGTGGTTGTCGCGTTTCTTGCCGTCCTTGAACTCAGCAAAGAAGGAATCATCGACATCTTCCAGTCCGAACCTTACGCCGGCATCCAAGTCAGAATCCGCGTCGATAGCGGCTCCGGGGACTGA
- a CDS encoding tetratricopeptide repeat protein — translation MNNKSLLVVFPLLLILTACSSFSGSEPPPAVSSKPVKKAPSKKAVASKAPPVVTAKKQSANTATYPIEGVANNFKDEPNLPAFRAEPLMPPADIPAPSAPIAPAAPAVTATAPAPKFVIEDAAVPSGTSPAVIALVSESDRNRNGGDLDAAVVVMERALRIDSRNPTLTYKLAQLRIKQNKPQLAEELAGKAALLAGSDLDLKRKSWLLIAEARQMQQNTQGAKEAKAKADSFFGR, via the coding sequence ATGAATAATAAATCTCTATTAGTTGTGTTCCCTCTGTTGTTGATATTGACGGCTTGTAGCAGCTTTTCCGGCTCCGAGCCTCCGCCGGCGGTGAGCAGCAAGCCGGTTAAAAAAGCGCCATCAAAAAAAGCGGTGGCCAGCAAGGCGCCACCAGTGGTTACAGCCAAGAAACAGTCCGCCAATACAGCGACTTATCCGATAGAAGGTGTTGCCAATAATTTTAAGGATGAACCCAATCTGCCGGCTTTTCGGGCGGAGCCGTTAATGCCGCCTGCGGATATTCCCGCTCCCTCCGCACCGATTGCTCCGGCTGCTCCTGCGGTTACAGCAACGGCGCCAGCGCCCAAATTCGTGATCGAAGATGCGGCTGTGCCCAGCGGTACCTCGCCGGCGGTGATCGCTTTGGTTAGCGAGTCGGATCGCAATCGTAACGGCGGCGATCTGGATGCGGCTGTGGTAGTAATGGAACGAGCGTTGCGTATCGATTCGCGCAATCCGACTTTGACCTATAAATTGGCGCAACTCAGGATCAAACAAAATAAGCCGCAATTGGCGGAAGAGCTGGCCGGCAAAGCCGCTTTGCTGGCCGGTAGCGATCTCGATCTAAAACGTAAAAGCTGGTTGCTAATCGCCGAAGCCCGGCAAATGCAGCAAAACACTCAAGGTGCCAAAGAAGCTAAAGCCAAGGCGGACAGCTTTTTCGGGCGCTAG
- a CDS encoding site-2 protease family protein: protein MMDELTLIQRIVVWILPVVFAITGHEVAHGWVAKSLGDNTAADQGRLTLNPLKHIDILGTLIIPGLLLLTFTGFVFGWAKPVPVDPRRFKNPRQGMALVAIAGPLSNLLMAAAWALLARLGVMLEIEFISLPLIYSGVAGISINLVLALINLLPIPPLDGSRILSGLLPEYWAWQYNRLERFGFIFLLILLATDVLQYILAYPMYYAQQWFFSLAGM from the coding sequence ATGATGGATGAATTAACGCTGATACAGCGGATCGTGGTGTGGATTTTGCCGGTAGTGTTTGCGATTACCGGCCATGAAGTGGCGCACGGTTGGGTAGCGAAATCGTTGGGCGATAACACCGCCGCCGACCAAGGCCGCTTGACACTAAACCCGCTGAAACATATCGATATATTGGGTACCTTGATTATTCCGGGCTTGTTATTGCTGACCTTCACCGGCTTTGTTTTCGGTTGGGCCAAGCCAGTGCCGGTTGATCCCAGAAGGTTTAAAAATCCCAGACAAGGCATGGCTTTGGTGGCCATAGCCGGACCTTTGTCCAACCTGTTGATGGCAGCGGCTTGGGCCTTGCTGGCCAGATTAGGCGTGATGCTGGAAATCGAGTTTATTTCCTTGCCGTTGATCTATAGCGGGGTGGCGGGCATCAGCATCAATTTGGTATTGGCTTTGATCAATCTGTTGCCGATTCCGCCCTTGGACGGCAGCCGGATTTTATCCGGACTGCTGCCGGAGTATTGGGCTTGGCAATACAATCGCTTGGAGCGTTTTGGTTTTATCTTTTTGCTGATATTACTGGCCACCGATGTGTTGCAATACATTTTGGCCTATCCGATGTATTACGCTCAACAATGGTTTTTTAGCCTGGCGGGAATGTAG